The following proteins are co-located in the Carassius auratus strain Wakin chromosome 7, ASM336829v1, whole genome shotgun sequence genome:
- the LOC113105400 gene encoding mucin-2-like isoform X4, with protein sequence MDWVTYLTATKIRRKTLTIAVLSLVFCSASADSANSHTTATTEFMTVTSYSPAQTTQFCYELTQQHIQHCSTTAETTATPTTTTQVTSTTPPKETTTRLISTDEPTTTTVLTSTTQPTTTTASSSTTEQSNTSEKSTTTQTATASLPTTSTVQSTTLVTTNSPTTTSQSTTTAPPTETTTKLTTTTEPTTTTASSSATELTTTTASTSTTEQSTTSEQSTTTQTTTPSLPTTSTVQSTRLVTTNSPTTKSQSTTTAPPTETTTTLTTTAEPTTTTASSSTTEQSTTSEQSTTTQTTTPSLLTTSTVQSTRLVTTNSPTTKSQSTTTAPPTETTTTLTTTAEPTTTTVSSSTAELTTTTASTSTTEKSTTSEQSTTTQTSTTSLPTTSTAQSTRLVTTNSITTTSQLTTTAPPTETTTKTTQLTSTTEPTMTTASSPTSELTTKTASTSTTEQSTTSQQSTATQTSTTSLPTTNTAQSTTEVTTNSAITTSLVTTTAPPTETTTQLTSTAEPTTTTASSSTTGQSTTSEQSTTMQTATTSLPTTGTSQSTTLVTTNSPTTTFLVTTTAPPTETTTQHTSTAEKTTTTVLTSTTEPTTTTASSSTTEQSTTSEQSTATQTSTSSLPTTGTAQSTTEVTTNSPTTTSQLTTTAPPTETTTQLTTPAEPTTTASSSTAELTTTAALTSTTEQSTTSELSTITQTATTSLPTTNTAQSTTLITTNSPTTTSLVTTTAPPTETTTQLISTAEPTTTTVLTSTTEQSTTSEQSTTTQTSASSLPTTSTAQSTTAITTNSPTTATLLTTTAPPTETTTTQLTSMAESTTTTVLTSTTEQLTTSEQSTATQTSISSLPTTSTVQSTTEVTTNSATTTSQVTTTAPFTEITTQLKSTAELTSTSASPSTTELTTTTASTSTTEQSTTSEQSTATQTSTTSLHTTGTSQSTTEVTTNSPTTTSQVTFTAPLTETTTQLTSTAEPTTTTVLTSTAEQSTTSEQSTTTQTSTSSLPTTGTAQSTTEVTTNSPTTTSQVTTTAPPTETATTQLTSPGEPTTTIASSSTAELTTTAASTSTTEQSTTSEQSTTMQAATTSLRTTNTVQSTTEVTTNSPTTATLLTTTAPPTETTTTQLTSMAESTTTTVLTSTTEQSTTSEQSTATQTSLSSLPTTNTAQSTTEGTTNSVTTTSQVTTTAPPTETTTTQLTSPAEPTTTTASSSTAELTTTAASTSTTEQSTTSEQSTTMQTATTSLPTTNTVQSTTEVTTNSPTTATLLTTTAPPTETTTTQLTSMAESTTTTVLTSTTEQSTTSEQSTATQTSLSSLPTTNTAQSTTEGTTNSVTTTSQVTTTAPPTETTTQLTSTAEPTTTTASSSTAELTTTTASTSTTEQSSTSEQSTATQTSTTSLHTTGTSQSTTEVTTNSPTTTSLVTTTAPPTETTTQLTSTAEPTTTAVLTSTTEQSTTSEQSTATQTTSSLPTTSTAQSTTAVTTNSPTTATLLTTTAPLTETTTKQLTSTITVLTSTTEQSTTPEHSTTTQTATTALPTTVTSQSTTEVTTNSPTTTSLVTTTAPPTETTTQLTSIAEPTTTTVLTSTTEVSTTSKQNTATPTSTLSLPTTNTAQSTTEGTTNSATTTSHVTTTAPPSETTTTQLTSTAEPTTTTVLTFTTEESTTSEQSTATPTSTTSLPTTNTAQSTTEVTTNSATTTSQVTATAPPSETTTTQLTSIAEPTTTTVLTSTTEVSTTSKQNTATPTSTSSLPTTNTAQSTTEVTTNSATTTSQVTATAPPSETTTTQLTSTAEPTTITASSSTAELTTTTASTSTTEQTTTSQQSTTMQTATTSLHTTSTAQSTTLFTTNSPTTTTTSQLTTTASPTETTTKLTSTAEPTTTTASSSTTDQSTTSKQSTATQTSTSSLPTTSTAQSTTEVTTNSPTTTSQVTTTAPPTEITTTHLTSTAEPTTTIASSSTTELRKTTALTSTTEQSTTSEQSTTMKTATTSLPTTNTAQSTTLVTTNSPSTTSLVTTTAPPTETTTQLTSTAEPTTTTVLTSTTEQSTTSEQSTATHISTSSLPTTSTSQTTAVVTTNSPSTATMLTTTVSPTETTTQLTSTITVLTSATEQSTTSEQSITTQKSTSTLPTTSTSQSTTEFTANSATTTSRDTTTAPPTETTTQLTSTAETTTTTASSSTTEQSTTSKQSTATQTSTSSLPTTSTAQSTTAVTTNSPTTATLLTTTAPPTETTTQLTSMAEPTTTTASSSTTEQSTTSEQSTVTQTSTSSLPTTSTAQSTTAITTNSPTTATLLTTTAPPTETTTQLTSMAEPTTTTASTFTTEQSTTSEQSTTMQTATTSLPTTGTSQSTTLVTTNSPTTTSLVTPTEPPTETTTKLISTAKSTTTTVLTSTTQPTTTTASSSPSEQSTSSEQSTATQTSTSHLPTTNTAQSTTLVTTHSPTATSQVTTTAFPTETTTQLTSPAEPTTTTASTSTTELTTITASTSTTEQSTTSEQSTTMHTSKTSLPTTNTAQSTTEVTANSPTATSQVTTTAPPKETTTRQLTSTAETLTTTLLSSTTKQSTTSEHSTTLQTATISLPTTSTAQPTIMFTTNMTVTSSSATQTTQFCLKVTQQLRQHCSTTTETLFTTTAKPTQKPESTNSPTTATTESMTVPLNTTATLLTTTAPPTEATTTQLTSMGEPTITTKAQSTTTPDTTQTVFVSFSSSGNFVSDLSNPDSEAYKNREKEVNDTLTPLFKNASASFKGLTVIRFRNGSIITDMNVTFGTLPNDAEIINTIMKANATLNITTVTLREPTTTTIATTTTTTTTPKTTVSTTTTPTANPNTTASTTTTTSTAKPNTTASTTTTTSTAKPNTTASTTTTPSTAKPNATASTTTTTSTAKPNTTASTTTTTSTAKPNTTATTTTSTATPKTPAAANTTTSSTTSPKTTTTTTKSTTTTTTTTAATTTTTTTAPARPQPTIAIQIVIIEVFVPALLNPQTPEFKNLATKVESMFDDVYRKKFGARFIRTIVTGFRAIARTKADSNVEAEVQLVFSEASTEPVPTNTDIVETLKEAVSNPTSSFNLTLDATSITVIKSLQIIPVTIITNGTFVAALSNKSSTEFQNRSSLIKTGLEPFFLADYPNSFSTISVTNFSDAGVKLRSVPKIRNSMDIVFGTDAVLPNSTQIMNTIVRAARNNTLPFQIFTSSVIINGTEFSSGEVSSSISMLTASFLVAVSLLVPWIH encoded by the exons GTGACCTATTTGACAGCTACCAAGATTAGAAGAAAAACACTGACAATTGCAGTGTTAAGTTTAG TATTTTGTAGTGCATCAGCTGATTCAGCAAACTCACATACAACTGCAACAACTGAATTTATGACTGTCACATCATACTCACCTGCACAAACGACACAATTCTGCTATGAACTGACACAACAGCATATACAACACTGCTCAACAACAGCTGAAACCACTGCCACACCTACAACTACAACTCAAGTTACATCTACAACCCCTcctaaagaaacaacaacaagacTTATATCTACGGATGAACCAACAACCACAACTGTTTTAACATCTACAACTCAACCAACAACCACAACTGCCTCATCATCTACAACTGAACAATCAAATACATCTGAaaaaagcaccacaacacagaCAGCAACAGCATCCCTACCTACAACAAGTACAGTTCAATCTACAACCCTGGTTacaacaaactcacctacaactACATCTCAGTCTACAACTACAGCCCCTCctacagaaacaacaacaaaacttacaACTACAACTGAACCAACAACCACAACTGCTTCATCTTCTGCAACTGAACTAACAACCACAACTGCTTCAACATCTACAACTGAACAATCAACTACATCTGAACAAAGCACCACAACACAGACCACAACACCATCCCTGCCTACAACAAGTACAGTTCAATCTACAAGACTGGTAACAACAAATTCACCTACAACTAAATCTCAGTCTACAACTACAGCCCCTCctacagaaacaacaacaacacttacAACTACAGCTGAACCAACAACCACAACTGCTTCATCATCTACAACTGAACAATCAACTACATCTGAACAAAGCACCACAACACAGACCACAACACCATCCCTGCTTACAACAAGTACAGTTCAATCTACAAGACTGGTAACAACAAATTCACCTACAACTAAATCTCAGTCTACAACTACAGCCCCTCctacagaaacaacaacaacacttacAACTACAGCTGAACCAACAACCACAACTGTTTCATCTTCTACAGCTGAACTAACAACCACAACTGCTTCAACATCTACAACTGAAAAATCAACTACATCTGAACAAAGCACCACAACACAGACATCAACAACATCCCTACCTACAACAAGTACAGCTCAATCTACAAGACTGGTAACAACAAACTCAATAACAACTACATCTCAGCTTACAACTACAGCCCCTCctacagaaacaacaacaaaaacaacacaacttACATCTACAACTGAGCCAACAATGACAACTGCTTCGTCACCTACAAGTGAACTAACAACCAAAACTGCGTCAACATCTACAACTGAACAATCAACTACATCTCAACAAAGCACCGCAACACAGACATCAACAACATCCCTACCTACAACAAATACAGCTCAATCTACAACTGAGGTTACAACAAACTCAGCTATAACTACATCTCTAGTTACAACTACAGCCCCTCCTACAGAAACAACAACCCAACTTACATCTACGGCTGAACCAACAACCACAACTGCCTCATCATCTACAACTGGACAATCAACTACATCTGAACAAAGCACCACAATGCAGACAGCAACAACATCACTACCTACTACAGGTACATCTCAATCTACAACCTTGGTTacaacaaactcacctacaactACATTTCTGGTTACAACTACAGCCCCTCCTacagaaacaacaacacaacatACATCTACGGCTGAAAAAACAACCACAACAGTTTTAACATCTACAACTGAACCAACAACCACAACTGCTTCATCATCTACAACTGAACAATCAACTACATCTGAGCAAAGCACCGcaacacagacatcaacatcatCCCTACCTACAACAGGTACAGCTCAATCTACAACTGAGGTTacaacaaactcacctacaactACATCTCAACTTACAACTACAGCACCTCCTacagaaacaacaacacaacTTACAACTCCAGCTGAACCAACAACAACTGCTTCATCTTCTACAGCTGAACTAACAACCACAGCTGCTTTAACATCTACAACTGAACAATCAACTACATCTGAACTAAGCACCATAACGCAGACAGCAACAACATCCCTACCTACAACTAATACAGCTCAATCTACAACCTTGATTacaacaaactcacctacaactACATCTCTGGTTACAACTACAGCCCCTCCTacagaaacaacaacacaacTTATATCTACGGCTGAACCAACAACCACAACTGTTTTAACATCTACAACTGAACAATCAACTACATCTGAACAAAGCACCACAACACAGACATCAGCATCATCCTTACCTACAACAAGTACAGCTCAATCTACAACTGCGATCacaacaaactcacctacaactGCAACTCTGCTTACAACTACAGCCCCTCctacagaaacaacaacaacacaacttaCATCTATGGCTGAATCAACAACCACAACTGTTTTAACATCTACAACGGAACAATTAACTACATCTGAACAAAGCACCGCAACACAGACATCAATATCATCCCTACCTACAACAAGTACAGTTCAATCTACAACTGAGGTTACAACAAACTCAGCTACAACTACATCTCAAGTTACAACTACAGCCCCTTTTACAGAAATAACAACACAACTTAAATCTACGGCTGAACTAACAAGCACAAGTGCTTCACCATCTACAACTGAACTAACAACCACAACTGCTTCAACATCTACAACTGAACAATCAACTACATCTGAACAAAGCACCGCAACACAGACATCAACAACATCACTACATACAACAGGTACATCTCAATCTACAACTGAGGTTacaacaaactcacctacaactACATCTCAAGTTACATTTACAGCCCCTCTTacagaaacaacaacacaacTTACATCTACGGCTGAACCAACAACCACAACTGTTTTAACATCTACAGCTGAACAATCAACTACATCTGAGCAAAGCACCAcaacacagacatcaacatcatCCCTACCTACAACAGGTACAGCTCAATCTACAACTGAGGTTacaacaaactcacctacaactACATCTCAAGTTACAACTACAGCCCCTCCTACAGAAACAGCAACAACACAACTTACATCTCCAGGTGAACCAACAACAACAATTGCTTCATCTTCTACAGCTGAACTAACAACCACAGCTGCTTCAACATCTACAACTGAACAATCAACTACATCTGAACAAAGCACCACAATGCAGGCAGCAACAACATCCCTACGTACAACTAATACAGTTCAATCTACAACTGAGGTTacaacaaactcacctacaactGCAACTCTGCTTACAACTACAGCCCCTCCtactgaaacaacaacaacacaacttaCATCTATGGCTGAATCAACAACCACAACTGTTTTAACATCTACAACTGAACAATCAACTACATCTGAACAAAGCACCGCAACACAGACATCATTATCATCCTTACCTACAACTAATACAGCTCAATCTACAACAGAGGGTACGACAAACTCAGTTACAACTACATCTCAAGTTACAACTACAGCACCTCctacagaaacaacaacaacacaacttaCATCTCCAGCtgaaccaacaacaacaactgcttCATCTTCTACAGCTGAACTAACAACCACAGCTGCTTCAACATCTACAACTGAACAATCAACTACATCTGAACAAAGCACCACAATGCAGACAGCAACAACATCCCTACCTACAACTAATACAGTTCAATCTACAACTGAGGTTacaacaaactcacctacaactGCAACTCTGCTTACAACTACAGCCCCTCCTAccgaaacaacaacaacacaacttaCATCTATGGCTGAATCAACAACCACAACTGTTTTAACATCTACAACTGAACAATCAACTACATCTGAACAAAGCACCGCAACACAGACATCATTATCATCCTTACCTACAACTAATACAGCTCAATCTACAACAGAGGGTACGACAAACTCAGTTACAACTACATCTCAAGTTACAACTACAGCACCTCCTacagaaacaacaacacaacTTACATCTACGGCTGAACCAACAACCACAACTGCTTCATCATCTACAGCTGAACTAACAACCACAACTGCTTCAACATCTACAACTGAACAATCATCTACATCTGAACAAAGCACCGCAACACAGACATCAACAACCTCACTACATACAACAGGTACATCTCAATCTACAACTGAGGTTacaacaaactcacctacaactACATCTCTGGTTACAACTACAGCACCTCCTacagaaacaacaacacaacTTACATCTACGGCTGAACCAACAACCACAGCTGTTTTAACATCTACAACTGAACAATCAACTACATCTGAACAAAGCACCGCAACACAGACAACATCATCGCTACCTACAACAAGCACAGCTCAATCTACAACTGCGGTCacaacaaactcacctacaactGCAACTCTGCTTACAACTACAGCCCCTCTTAccgaaacaacaacaaaacaacttaCATCTACCATAACTGTTTTAACATCTACAACAGAACAATCAACTACACCTGAACACAGCACCACAACGCAGACAGCAACAACAGCCCTCCCTACAACAGTTACATCTCAATCTACAACTGAGGTTacaacaaactcacctacaactACATCTCTGGTTACAACTACTGCCCCTCCTacagaaacaacaacacaacTTACATCTATAGCTGAACCAACAACCACAACTGTTTTAACATCTACAACTGAAGTATCAACTACATCGAAGCAAAACACCGCAACACCTACATCAACATTATCCCTCCCTACAACAAATACAGCTCAATCTACAACTGAGGGTACAACAAACTCAGCTACAACAACATCTCATGTTACAACTACAGCCCCTCCttcagaaacaacaacaacacaacttaCATCTACGGCTGAACCAACAACcacaactgttttaacatttaCAACTGAAGAATCAACTACATCTGAGCAAAGCACCGCAACACCTACATCAACAACATCCCTCCCTACAACAAATACAGCTCAATCTACAACTGAGGTTACAACAAACTCAGCTACAACAACATCTCAGGTTACAGCTACAGCCCCTCCttcagaaacaacaacaacacaacttaCATCTATAGCTGAACCAACAACCACAACTGTTTTAACATCTACAACTGAAGTATCAACTACATCGAAGCAAAACACCGCAACACCTACATCAACATCATCCCTCCCTACAACAAATACAGCTCAATCTACAACTGAGGTTACAACAAACTCAGCTACAACAACATCTCAGGTTACAGCTACAGCCCCTCCttcagaaacaacaacaacacaacttaCATCTACGGCTGAACCAACAACTATAACTGCTTCATCTTCTACAGCTGAACTAACAACCACAACTGCTTCAACATCTACAACTGAACAAACAACTACATCTCAACAAAGTACTACAATGCAGACAGCAACAACATCACTACATACAACAAGTACAGCTCAATCTACAACTTTGTTCacaacaaactcacctacaactACAACTACATCTCAGCTGACAACTACAGCCTCTCctacagaaacaacaacaaaacttacaTCTACGGCTGAACCAACAACCACAACTGCTTCATCATCTACAACTGATCAATCAACTACATCTAAACAAAGCACCGcaacacagacatcaacatcatCCCTACCTACAACAAGTACAGCTCAATCTACAACTGAGGTTacaacaaactcacctacaactACATCTCAAGTTACAACTACAGCCCCTCCTACAGAAATAACAACAACACATCTTACATCTACGGCTGAACCAACAACCACAATTGCTTCATCATCTACAACTGAACTAAGAAAAACAACTGCTTTAACATCTACAACTGAACAATCAACTACATCTGAACAAAGCACCACAATGAAGACAGCAACAACATCCCTACCTACAACAAATACAGCTCAGTCTACAACCTTGGTTACAACAAACTCACCTTCAACTACATCTCTGGTTACAACTACAGCCCCTCCTacagaaacaacaacacaacTTACATCTACGGCTGAACCAACAACCACAACTGTTTTAACATCTACAACTGAACAATCAACTACATCTGAACAAAGCACTGCAACACATATATCAACATCATCCCTACCTACAACAAGTACATCTCAAACTACAGCTGTGGTCACAACAAATTCACCTTCAACTGCAACTATGCTTACAACTACAGTCTCTCCTACTGAAACAACAACACAACTTACATCTACCATAACTGTTTTAACATCTGCAACAGAACAATCAACTACATCTGAACAAAGCATCACAACACAGAAATCAACATCAACCCTACCTACAACAAGTACATCTCAATCTACAACTGAGTTTACAGCAAACTCAGCTACAACTACATCTCGGGATACTACTACAGCACCTCCTacagaaacaacaacacaacTTACATCTACAGCTGAAACAACAACCACAACTGCTTCATCATCTACAACTGAACAATCAACTACATCTAAACAAAGCACCGcaacacagacatcaacatcatCCTTACCTACAACAAGTACAGCTCAATCTACAACTGCGGTCACAACAAATTCACCTACAACTGCAACTCTGCTTACAACTACAGCCCCTCCTacagaaacaacaacacaacTTACATCTATGGCTGAACCAACAACCACAACTGCCTCATCATCTACAACTGAACAATCAACTACATCTGAACAAAGCACCGTaacacagacatcaacatcatCCTTACCTACAACAAGTACAGCTCAATCTACAACTGCGATCacaacaaactcacctacaactGCAACTCTGCTTACAACTACAGCCCCTCCTacagaaacaacaacacaacTTACATCTATGGCTGAACCAACAACCACAACTGCTTCAACATTTACAACTGAACAATCAACTACATCTGAACAAAGCACCACAATGCAGACAGCAACAACATCACTACCTACTACAGGTACATCTCAATCTACAACCCTGGTTacaacaaactcacctacaactACATCTCTGGTTACACCTACAGAACCTCctacagaaacaacaacaaaactcatATCTACAGCTAAATCAACAACCACAACTGTTTTAACATCTACAACTCAACCAACAACCACAACAGCATCATCATCTCCATCTGAACAATCAACTTCATCTGAACAAAGCACCGcaacacagacatcaacatcaCACTTACCTACAACAAATACAGCTCAATCTACAACCTTGGTTACAACACACTCACCTACAGCTACATCTCAGGTTACAACTACAGCCTTTCCTacagaaacaacaacacaacTTACATCTCCAGCTGAACCAACAACCACAACTGCTTCAACATCTACAACTGAACTTACAACCATAACTGCTTCAACATCTACTACTGAACAATCAACTACATCTGAACAAAGCACcacaatgcatacatcaaaaacaTCCTTACCTACAACTAATACAGCTCAATCTACAACTGAGGTTACAGCAAACTCACCTACAGCTACATCTCAAGTTACAACTACAGCCCCTcctaaagaaacaacaacaagacAACTTACATCTACGGCTGAAACATTAACCACAACTCTTTTATCATCTACAACAAAACAATCAACTACATCTGAACACAGCACCACATTGCAGACAGCAACAATATCCCTACCTACAACAAGTACAGCTCAACCTACAATTATGTTTACAACAAACATGACTGTGACATCAAGCTCAGCTACACAAACGACTCAATTCTGCTTAAAAGTGACACAACAGCTGAGACAACACTGCTCAACAACAACTGAAACTCTGTTTACTACAACTGCCAAGCCTACACAAAAACCTGAAtcaacaaactcacctacaactGCAACAACTGAATCTATGACTGTTCCATTGAACACAACTGCAACTCTGCTAACAACTACAGCCCCTCCTACAGAAGCAACAACAACACAACTTACATCCATGGGTGAACCAACAATCACAACCAAAGCTCAATCAACAACAACACCAGACACAACCCAGACAGTTTTTGTTAGCTTTTCCAGCAGTGGAAATTTTGTTTCTGATCTGTCAAATCCAGATTCAGAAGCatataaaaacagagaaaaagaagTCAATGATACG TTGACACCATTGTTTAAAAATGCATCGGCCTCCTTCAAAGGACTAACAGTTATTCGGTTCCG TAATGGGTCAATCATCACTGATATGAATGTGACATTTGGAACCTTACCCAATGATGCAGagataataaatactattatgaAAGCTAATGCCACTCTCAATATCACCACAGTAACAC TAAGGGAGCCCACCACAACTACCATAGCCACTACAACCACAACTACAACTACGCCTAAAACAACAGTGTCAACAACCACAACACCTACAGCCAATCCTAATACAACAGCatcaacaacaaccacaacatcTACAGCcaaacctaatacaacagcatcaacaacaaccacaacatcTACAGCcaaacctaatacaacagcatCAACAACAACCACACCATCTACAGCCAAACCTAATGCAACAGCatcaacaacaaccacaacatcTACAGCcaaacctaatacaacagcatcaacaacaaccacaacatcTACAGCcaaacctaatacaacagcaacaaCCACAACTTCTACAGCCACTCCTAAAACACCAGCAGCTGCAAACACAACCACATCATCCACTACCAgtcctaaaacaacaacaactacaacaaaatcaacaacaaccacgacaacaacaacagcagcaaccacaacaacaacaacaacagcaccaGCACGTCCTCAGCCAACTATTGCCATACAGATTGTCATTATAGAAGTGTTTGTTCCAGCACTGTTAAACCCTCAAACTCCGGAATTTAAAAACCTAGCCACAAAAGTAGAGAGTATG TTTGATGATGTCTATAGGAAAAAGTTTGGAGCTCGTTTCATCAGGACCATTGTGACTGGTTTCAG